A window of Halobellus sp. LT62 contains these coding sequences:
- a CDS encoding ABC transporter permease yields the protein MSETTADSVAGPDEGLLERYSSRVLIAGITLVALALLLVGGWLFPDSIVGTFADVLTSRNTLSAALRLSVPIAFAALGGIFSEKSGVINIGLEGLLIISAFTAIYVTDVTGGVWIGFGGGIVASALLALLFAVVTIEFRADQIIAGLAVWLIALGLAPFASQVIYGGPNTPTVATPGSISVPVLADIPFFGALFSASPSVYLLFLAVGLSWYVFERTTFGRWVRASGENPKALDTAGVSVTRVRYAAVLISGVLSGMGGAALSLDLGQFTGNGPTMVNGKGFIAIVAYLFGNYNPIGAFLSTLLFAGLDAMQTFLQLQGIGVPRQLIRITPFVVVIIVLALVGRTRIPEAAGEHYESGEG from the coding sequence ATGAGTGAGACCACGGCCGATTCAGTCGCCGGTCCAGACGAGGGGCTGTTAGAGCGCTATTCGTCGCGGGTACTCATCGCGGGCATCACGCTCGTCGCGCTCGCGCTGCTTCTCGTCGGCGGGTGGCTGTTCCCGGACTCGATCGTCGGAACCTTCGCCGACGTACTCACCAGCCGGAACACGCTTTCGGCGGCGCTTCGGCTCTCGGTCCCGATCGCTTTCGCCGCCTTGGGCGGCATCTTCTCGGAGAAGTCCGGTGTGATCAACATCGGCCTCGAAGGGCTTCTCATCATCTCGGCGTTCACCGCGATCTACGTCACCGACGTCACCGGAGGCGTCTGGATCGGGTTCGGCGGCGGTATCGTCGCCAGCGCGCTCTTAGCGCTGCTCTTCGCGGTCGTCACGATCGAGTTCCGCGCGGATCAGATCATCGCGGGGCTCGCCGTCTGGCTCATCGCGCTCGGGCTCGCGCCGTTCGCCTCGCAGGTCATCTACGGCGGCCCCAACACGCCGACGGTCGCGACGCCCGGGTCGATCTCGGTGCCGGTGCTCGCGGACATCCCGTTCTTCGGCGCGCTGTTCTCGGCGTCGCCCTCCGTGTACCTGCTGTTTCTGGCCGTCGGCCTCTCGTGGTACGTCTTCGAGCGAACCACGTTCGGTCGCTGGGTCCGCGCCAGCGGTGAGAACCCGAAGGCGCTGGACACGGCGGGCGTGAGCGTCACGCGCGTCAGATACGCTGCGGTGCTCATCTCCGGTGTACTCTCGGGGATGGGCGGGGCCGCGCTCTCGCTCGATCTCGGGCAGTTCACCGGTAACGGGCCGACGATGGTCAACGGGAAGGGATTCATCGCCATCGTCGCGTACCTGTTCGGCAACTACAACCCGATCGGCGCGTTCCTCTCGACGCTGCTCTTCGCGGGGCTCGACGCGATGCAGACGTTCCTCCAGTTGCAGGGCATCGGCGTTCCCCGTCAGCTCATCCGTATCACGCCGTTCGTCGTCGTGATCATCGTCCTCGCGCTCGTCGGCCGCACGCGGATTCCCGAGGCCGCGGGCGAGCACTACGAATCCGGCGAGGGGTGA
- a CDS encoding ABC transporter permease: protein MTVRDRARDVLERLATASATERILISTAALVLSILVGAVLVLIAGRMTTCTANEAVYYFGTGFCYDPVLVFDRLFLGALGNPQSGGWSPDGQFSVTLRETTLLLFTGLSVALAFRAGIFNIGTQGQMVVGALATALGVLWVSPLVSGVVGTVLLIPFGILVGAVFGGLYGAIPGLLKAYAEANEVITTIMLNFIATGVALYLVSGVFKDPNSPANQTVPLPEYAQFPTVLFGGQQDFSLIALAFGIVAVVGLYYILEYTAFGYDVRTSGIQPDAAEYGGVDAGRTIVASLTLSGALGGIAGAMYVMMILGTFQTGVPDYGFDGITVSILAGNNPLGVGVAALLFGVLKSGTTVVQFATDVPPQLVGVLRGLIILFVAMPEFFRLIGKRVTDAGDRVVATDGGRPGGEEDE, encoded by the coding sequence GTGACCGTTCGCGACCGCGCCCGCGACGTCCTCGAACGGCTCGCGACCGCGTCGGCGACCGAACGGATTCTGATCAGCACCGCGGCGCTCGTGCTCTCGATTCTCGTCGGAGCGGTCCTCGTGCTCATCGCCGGGCGGATGACGACGTGTACGGCCAACGAGGCGGTCTATTACTTCGGCACGGGGTTCTGTTATGACCCCGTCCTCGTCTTCGATCGGCTGTTCTTGGGCGCGCTCGGCAATCCGCAGAGCGGCGGCTGGTCGCCGGACGGACAGTTCTCCGTGACTCTCCGTGAGACGACGCTGCTGCTCTTTACGGGTCTCTCGGTCGCCTTGGCGTTCCGCGCGGGCATCTTCAACATCGGAACACAGGGACAGATGGTCGTCGGCGCGCTGGCGACCGCGCTCGGCGTCCTCTGGGTGTCGCCGCTCGTCTCCGGGGTCGTCGGCACGGTGCTTCTGATCCCGTTCGGAATTCTCGTCGGCGCGGTGTTCGGCGGGCTGTACGGCGCGATCCCCGGCCTGCTCAAGGCCTACGCCGAGGCCAACGAGGTCATCACGACGATTATGCTCAACTTCATCGCGACCGGGGTCGCGCTGTATCTCGTCAGCGGCGTCTTCAAGGACCCGAACAGCCCGGCGAACCAGACGGTCCCGCTGCCGGAGTACGCGCAGTTCCCGACCGTGCTCTTCGGTGGACAGCAGGACTTCTCGCTTATCGCGCTCGCCTTCGGCATCGTCGCGGTCGTCGGGCTGTACTACATCCTCGAATACACGGCGTTCGGGTACGACGTCCGCACGAGCGGGATTCAGCCCGACGCCGCGGAGTACGGCGGCGTCGACGCGGGGCGAACGATCGTCGCGAGCCTCACGCTCTCGGGCGCGCTCGGCGGGATCGCCGGCGCGATGTACGTGATGATGATCCTCGGGACGTTCCAGACGGGCGTTCCCGACTACGGGTTCGACGGGATCACCGTCTCGATCCTCGCGGGGAACAACCCGCTCGGTGTCGGTGTCGCAGCGCTGCTCTTCGGCGTCCTCAAGAGCGGCACGACGGTCGTGCAGTTCGCGACCGACGTCCCGCCGCAGCTCGTCGGGGTCCTCCGCGGGCTCATCATCCTCTTCGTCGCGATGCCGGAGTTCTTCCGGCTGATCGGCAAGCGGGTGACCGACGCGGGAGATAGGGTCGTCGCCACCGACGGCGGTCGGCCGGGGGGCGAGGAAGATGAGTGA